One genomic segment of Brachyhypopomus gauderio isolate BG-103 unplaced genomic scaffold, BGAUD_0.2 sc163, whole genome shotgun sequence includes these proteins:
- the epha10 gene encoding ephrin type-A receptor 10, with product MWEVMSFGERPYWDMGNQDVIKAIEDGFRLPAPLSCPASLHQLMLDCWQKERAERPSFTQIHSALSKAVRSPDAVGQSATLARRTLGSSSISLSERPLTTLPSFSSVGEWLEAVDMGRYKDNFTAAGYCYLESVARMNVQDVLSLGITSLEHQKQILAAIQTLRAQVIQMHGRGVQV from the exons ATGTGGGAGGTGATGTCGTTTGGCGAGAGGCCCTACTGGGACATGGGCAACCAGGAT GTGATCAAGGCCATCGAGGATGGCTTCCGGTTGCCCGCCCCCCTCAGCTGCCCCGCCTCCCTGCACCAGCTCATGCTGGACTGCTGGCAGAAGGAGCGAGCGGAGCGGCCGAGCTTCACGCAGATCCACAGTGCCCTCAGCAAGGCCGTCCGCAGCCCCGACGCCGTGGGGCAGTCCGCCACACTCGCACGCAG GACCCTaggctcctcctccatctctctgtcagaGAGGCCTCTGACCACGTTACCCTCGTTTAGCTCGGTGGGTGAGTGGCTGGAGGCCGTGGATATGGGCCGCTACAAAGACAACTTCACCGCCGCGGGATACTGCTACCTGGAGTCTGTCGCCCGCATGAACGTCCA ggatgTTCTGAGTTTAGGCATCACTTCTCTTGAGCACCAGAAACAGATTCTGGCGGCCATTCAGACTCTCAGAGCACAAGTCATCCAGATGCACGGCCGTGGAGTGCaggtctaa